The following nucleotide sequence is from Scyliorhinus torazame isolate Kashiwa2021f chromosome 4, sScyTor2.1, whole genome shotgun sequence.
TGGAATAAGACAACTTATTAAATATCtgaagatgtttgcacagggaagcTGACCTCTGGACCTTttatttctttattcattcatgggcatcgcggcatttgttgcccatcccggaggcattttagagtcaaccacattgctgtgggtttggagtcacatttaggccaggccaggtagaatggcaggttttcttcccgaaaggacattagtgaaccagatgggtttttaaggcaatcgacaatggtttcatggtcatcatttcaggttttttatttattgaattcaaattacaccaaCTGCccgggtgggattcaaacccagatccccagagcattatcgtgggtctctgcattactagaccagtgacaataccactgtgcccctGTCTCCTGCAACATCCTGTGGCTGAGATCatcgatgtggagatgctggcgttggactggggtgggcacaataagacatcttacaacaccaggttaaagtcccaacaggtttatttggaatcactagcttttgaagcgtagctcctttatcaggtgagtgaagaggtgggttactcAAACACGGAATagaaagacaaagccaatgatgcaagatggtaagttgaatgcgagtctttgcaggtaattaagtctatacAGGTCCAGatagtgcgactggagagagggaatatcacaggttaaagagatgtgaattgtctcaagccaggacagttggtaggatttgcaACCCCATGCCAGATGGTAGGGGGTTTACTGTAGTGAGACATGaagccaaggtcccggttgaggccgtactcatgaatGCGgatcttggctatcagtttctgctcggcgattctgcgttgtcacgcgtcctgaaggccgccttggagaacgcttacccgaagatcagaggccaaatgcccttgactgctgaagtgttccccgactggaagggaacattcctgcctggtgattgttgtgcgatgtccgttcatccattgtcgcagcgtctgcatggtctcgccaatgtaccacgcttccggacatcctttcctgcagcggatgaggtagacaacgttagccgagtcacacaagtatgtaccacatacctggtgggtggtgttctcacatgtaatggtggtatccatttggataatctggcacgtcttgcagaggttgccatggcagggccgagtggtgtcgtggtcgctgttctcctgaaggctgggtagtttgctgcaaacaatggtctgtttgaggttccgcggttgtttgaaggcaagtagtgggagtgtggggatggccttggcaaggtgttcatcttcatcaatggcgTATTGAAGACTCCGAAGAAGctcacgtagtttctccgctctggggaagtactggacggcaaAAGGTACTCTGTCgggtgtgtcccgtgtttgtcttctgagaaggtcagtgcggttttttgctgtggcgtgttggaactgtcgattgatgagtcaagTGCCATCTCCCATTCTTACGATGCCGTCttacagcgtctgtagatgtctgttacgttcctcctcgtctaaGCAGATCCTGTGCCTactgagggcttgtccataggggatgactgctttaatgtgtttcgggtggatgCTGGAGAAGTGGAACATCGTGTGGTTATCCATggacttgattgattgattgatatttattgccacatgtaccaaagtacagtgaaaagtattttctgcggccaaaggagcgtacacagtacgtacatagtagacaaaagaataatcaacagagtacattgacaatggtacatcaacaaatagtgattggttacagtgtgaaacatgggccaaacaagagcagcatagggcgtcttgCGGTAAAGCCAagcgctgaggtgaccgtccttgatgaaggagctatgctccgaaagctaatgattccaaataaacctgttggactttaacctggtgttgtaagacttcttactgtgcccacccagtccaacgccggcatctccaaatcatttcTACCTGTAAACATTGATTTAATTGCCTGCCTTTTTTGAACTCACTAATAAGGATGTTAGCATGTTCTCGTAACCTAGCACAACAAACGgagaatttcttttaaaaaatttgCCAATGTCTGTTTGTTAAATCACTGTTAATAATGCTAATGAAGACTTTTCACCTGTTGGGTGCCTTGAGAATTGGTTTGTATATAAATATAGCATCTCTTCCAATGCTTTAGTCTGCGTCACTCCCAGTTTCAGCTTCGATATTATTAATCCACTTCTCAGAAGATGGGACAACCAGTTATTGTACTGATAAAAGAGATTTACTTCCCAGTTATCGCAACTATTGGTGTACCTGGTGAGTCATTGTAACTTATTTGCTTTTGATCAGTATTTCCTGTCTCCCTGTAATAGGGTAAAGTAGGTCTACATGTATGTCAATCAGTCGCTAGAACACGGTCTATCTTCTTTATTTCTTTCAGCGAACATGCTGACAATTGTGGTTCTTTGCcgaggaaagtgtggcctctccaaatgtatCTCCTTCTACATGTTGgccatggcaacagcagatctaCTCGTCATGATTATCAATGTAATGGTGAATCACATTTTCAGTTATAACTTTCCACTTTCATTTCTCTCCCACACTCCCGTGTGTAAGTCCATTCTGTACCTGGCTACTGTAGCACTTGAATTGTCCATTTGGTTCACTGTCTCCTTCACCATTGATCGGTTTGCAGTTATCTGCTGCCAGAAGTTTAAAGCAAAGTATTGCACCGAGAGAACTGTGGTTGTCGTCATAACAATATTCTCTGTCCTGGTCGTTTTGAAGAATGTCCCATTTTTCTTTGCTTACGAACCTCAGCAAATCATTGACaacatgcagtggggttgcaggtcTGGTGTGGCATTTTTTTCCTCACCTATTGGTGCGACATTCTTCTGGTTTCACATCACCTGTAAAGTTTGCCTTCCTTTTACTTTAATTGTCTTATTTAATTCTTTGACAAGCAGACGTATTATAATGGCAAGCAGAACCCGAAAGAAACTCCGGTCTGACAAAGCTGAAGAAAAGTCTGATGCAGAGATCGAgaaccggaggaaatccatcatcttGCTCTTCACTGTGTCGGGCACCTTTTTACTGGTGTGGCTGACAGCTGTGGTTAGTTTTGTGACCACTGGATTGATAACTCCCCGTTCTTACCGAGGTGACCGTACAAACCCTGGCTATATCGCCAGCGAAAGTAGAAATATGTTGAAGTTTTTAAGTTCCTGTCTAAACCCGTGGATTTATGCAGCCACCCAGAGGAAATTCCGGGAAGATCTCAAGAAGGTGCTGAAATCTCCCTGCACACTGATTCTGCGGTGTATCAAAAAAATAAGCCAATCGACCTAGGGCCCCATTTGAAACATTATAATTAACTTTAATTATTATTCCATTCGGCTGGAACTCTCGCTCCTTACAGCTACATGGAATTGCTTATTTATTGTAAGGAATCACAGATACACATCTATATTTACCCCCCTTTATGGCAATCGACATCAGCATTGCATATGTCTTTCTACACTGTGTTGCCTGATAGCTCCAACTGAATAAATATATTACACTGTAAATGTTAGATGCAAACATCAGGAAGCAATAAGTAAATGGAACCTTTGATTAGCTGTAGccccctgagttggccacttcctgacttaaaatggagaaccgtaaaggctgaagggaaattcagccaacgcagacaAAAACTAGCAGGTACAAGTTTACTGtgcattagactctgcagaaatccagacagcatcaataaaagcagccatctgcatagtaatgtagcagccatcgacatagtaatgagcgatccccgggaacaatcaaacattttgaggtaaacaaagccaagccagactcctcggcgccagcaggaaccaacacaaaagaggttaacggacacttaaagaccgcccaacgatcagggaaccgctccagcattggagaaatcgaaccaagcgattggaacgaagtccaatcacttgaaaccaggtacggggtccgccccgaagggcgggaagcccctggggactataaagcaaagcccccaagttcaaatcgttcttcttgacagggtcactcagcaacgcgaagcaacccctgagactgaactgtccggcggccttcAAGAAAGTaactctcaagtcaacgctcgctacgagataggtgctcctagctaccagtccataccagctttgaatcccgcagactcagaacccgaacgaaaggccatttgttcccctgacctggtgggccagtccgaagctaagtataggcctgttagttatagaaatagcctagaaagtagagtttatgcatgagtagcgatgtactgtgtataataaatgtgctttgatttgaatcttactaattggtgtgttgagttattgatcattacttgaacttgaacctcgtggcagtatcataaagatatctggcgactctagagcaaaggttaaacaaacagagccaattgaaccaaccaaaagttagcaacatattactggcgacatcctgacgggacccgatctagaagtagcTTAACCAATCCGGGGGAacacagaatttgaattagaaatccaattgggaacagaaaaaccacaagtgttcaagcaattctgatcaatcctcataattcggaagtgtgttaatgcatgcgtaactaacagggcgataaggtaatactgatagattttgttgcgaaaactgtcgggagtttgtattccggaaaatagcgaaagccgtacccgtaattacagcaatgccttaataccccttgttccaaatttcaagagaagtatttagagaggaaagatggcaatgcaggcaatgcaacgcctcatgaaccccgaagaattcgtggtcgcagcgaccagcagtagagtaggatagtgtcccgtttgggaagaggaaatcagaaagtacctcaaagggtaagggtggcccctttggagcaaattctgtgaaaatgaggaaacaggtcccgggagtataggacatacttggtgggagaacctgagtgagattcacaagaagagcttaggaaaagctcgcaagccgatggcaatcgtgtcctgcttggcacaattgcgaggcatggaggaggtcgttaggacgctccgaaaagagatagaaggcatatatcgaatgagcaaggtcgatgtcagtgaggcagagaaagagaatgtagaattaaggaggaagttggcagcaaaggatggagaggtggatgatgccaagtgggcacaccagtcttgtctggcgcaccgaaaccgcttccaatcccagtacgaaaaggcctatcaggacacgcaacgtgcagtcctggtacgcaaGGAAAccaagaagcaggtagaggcattgcagaggcagtgtattgacctgaaggcagcgttaagagcactccatgctgccaccacggagaaaagacaaagctcattagaccacgcaaagtgccggaagcagattgcagaactgcaatctctgctttcagttcagaaaggattccaggaaacctttggatcacagctagatcaggaagacggccctgattggtaagaattgagtgagacaacagagatatgttcagggaacatgtgcgcagggaaagccccagaagagaaaagcaccccaaccccccacagagcagatagttcagactccaattaacccagtcaccacccaccgcacagccacatcggacgacacggaatttctgtacaccacccccttaacagtgacccaattacgggacgtgtgcgagaaaatcaaaccgttcctccccacctcagacccccaccacttctttgccagagtaaagcagcaggcgaccatgtacggcctggatgagcgagagcaagtaaagctcacagttttgagtttagacccttcggtcgtagcagcccttcccgacccacagaatgtaggaggaggcacgctTGCAGAAATGcaaaccgcgatcctagacgcgatcgggtataacaggggtgacccagtagaaggcctcaataaatgcaggcaaaagaaaaccgagcaccccacagcatttgctggacgcgtgtggatccattttgcagcagttttcggagacttggaccgcgcccatttgtccccagacaacatggccaaatggatccgcacccttatctcccatgccacagaaacaggacaaaaagcttgcgcgaattatgatccctcagaggaggctcatgatgagaaatgggttgtaaaaagattgtcccgcacctgggagcaatccgttcaaaacaaacccgcagttaaaaatcccgaagaacagccggcagaagcagacatacaagcagtgaaaacgcaccagaaccccgcatgggtgaacgaacgcaggaacagccccccacgaaagtcacaggagtgttacaactgtggacagttcggacactttgcaagggaatgcaatgccccacgaaagccacagagagcccagcaggcaggcactctaagtaagaataagacagagcccatacatagtgtgagcacccgttcagatctgacggacctgaacggaacggactgacggtgtacgggctcccccatttgggtctgcgacaccctttgggataggtccgaccgaccagtagttgcagcaaagatacgggggcagcccatcgagtttctctgggacacgggagggtcctgcaccacaatcaattcctccaccatgttccaaaaggacacatggcccactacagccactatcaccctcagcagctttacaggccactcacagcagggacacatcacagcccctgtacccattcaaatcggaaccattaacacaaaacaccccgtagttttagtcgatctaccccacacagcagaacacatttgaggcatatattttaaaaattcccacaacctgtcctttgatccagtcaaccaatgtgtctggagaatggcaaaatccgcaagagcccccgtaacgttcacaataggtgaatacgccaacaagattagcgcagtcggcgaattttggtttgacccgaccccaATTAGCACaggcaagcaggttagggcagtgttacagaagaacagggcagcattcgcgacccacaaacacgactgcggccggatgactggttccgttcaaatcacaggacctgaccctagaccccaaaagcaatacggatttccccaagaggcagagggagaaatcgcaaaagttatcgacagcttatgagagcagggcgtacttagatcagtagcctccactaataatgccccgatttggccagtgagaaagcccgacggatcatggcgactgaccatcgattaccgggaactcaacaaagtcacccccgcagcagcccccacggtagccacaagtcccgagaccatgctcaaacagggactcaactcacaatactttacggttttggacgtcagtaatggattctggtccattccattggcaaaggcgtaccaatacaaatttgccttcacttttaaaaatcagcagtacacgtggacatgcctgctacaaggattccacaactccccctccattttccaccgacagctggcaaatgcttCAGCCAAATTTTCTCGgcctgaatgtctggtccagtatgtggacgacctattactgcagagcttctggccgaactcctggaactcctacagaaaattggatgtaaagtaaacccccaaaaggcccagattttggaaaacaaggtgatatatttgggaacaattatcacacatgataAACGCAAGATGAGCATAAAAAGATTGACTCGATtggcaaattgccccttccccagaacgtttcagccttccggtcttttttaggactggttggctactgccgaaaccacattgatggtttcgccagcaaggcagcgcccctctcagacctcctaaagaaaggagccccctgggaatggcttccgcagcatacggatgctgtggatgctttgaaaagagccctcattgcagcccccgcactgcaagttccagacccgctttccccttacgctatagaggtagcgaccacagaccgcaccctttcgaccgtgcccctccaggaacggcacaaacagttaaggcccgtggcttaggcctccagagttttagatgctgtggagcagggattttcagcctgtgaaaggcacctgctcgcagtttgttgggcagtacaatatttttcttccctaaccggactgaaccccatcacaatcctcacagaacacgcccccacccaacttttacttgatggacgactcaaggacggtacagtcagtcaaataagagcagccagatggacccttcttttgcagggacgggacattactgttaaaaggaccaagacccacactttcttagcagataaccttcagtacccaggcaccccccatgaatgtgaaattatatctccacaccacaacacaggcccctttattgcgaaaaccccCCACAGAAAGAgaggtagtccaacccagagccccaagcacacagacacgtgcgagcccataagaatatatgtggatggatctttcacaatattagaagggaagcgcataacaggatgcggcatttatgtcacggatgcgccctagaagaaatcgcaatcaaacttccaggacacttaggcgcgcagacgGCAGagctagcagccgtggcgtacattgtggaacacccagattccttccccagcccagcagacatatactcggacagcctctatgtctgcaacagccttacagaatttctacccctgtggaaagcaagaggatttgtttccgcagacggaaaacccctcgcttcagccccattgctccgtcacattttagaaaaagcccagaacaggacttatgggatcatcaaagttcgcagtcaccatcgttcctcccccccctggaaatgtaaaagccgacgcactggctaaggcaggttccaggcatggatatttttggacaccccccgaaagcgcaccagtgaatgcagttcaggtctcacagactaatatcgaggatttagtgcaggcccagaagcaggacagtaatctcagggagattttaaaaggaaaatttacggcaccttacgataggtttaaaaatgctctgaccacacatgacggtgtggtgttaaaagacaccctttatgtggttcctgaacaggacaggaatcagctcatttgtttgttccgtgacagtcatggacatcagggaattgatcccactacagcccacctcaggcagctctgttggtggtcgagtttaaaagaagatgtaacgcactacattgagaattgccttatctgtgcccagaacaatccggacagatacgcaaagaaagctcaacttagtcacaccagacccgttaacggcccctggactaacctccagattgattttataggaccattgcccacttgcaggaatggttataaatatgtactcattgtgatagacacgtttacaaaatgggtggaagcattcccatccagaacgaacacggcaaagaccacagccaagatcttaacccaccacatctttacgagatggggactcccccgcagcattgaatccgaccaaggttcccattttacgggatgtgtcatgaagaacatcctcacgatatttggcattacccaaaaattccacatcgcatatcacccccagtcaagtggtatcgtggagcgcatgaatcgtccctaaaatccaccctcagaaaaatggtccagcaaaacaacaacacttgggattcagtcctctcttttgcgctgatgtttttgcgaaatacagtttcaacatctacaggttacaccccacacactctcatggccggatgccccatgaaaggcacagaatttttattggcattagatttgaccagccccgaagtgacggccctcacacacgagaaagcagtagaacaactgggagagaatgttaaaacggctcagctagcagcggcggtacgattaggcacacgaaagaaacagagcaaggcctgtttcgataagacagtgcatgcgactgagttcagtgtaggacagcaggtcatgctctccatatccaaccccagcacgttcctgtcacctaaatattcgggtctgtactccattgcggacaaagtaagcccctccgtgtacaaaataaagttcccaacggaaagactgcgtggttccatattaaccagcttaaggcatatggaccacagtcgaaccacacacaccacgtcatgcttgacgcagcagaccacgccccgcccacaaccaacgtaaccctaccctcccccaccacgtccagccaagccacggactcaaccccgacttcaCCCCCGAACTATactctccgccccggaacgcccacagactgcagcagcagtgacagcgactgtgactcagacgacagccacagcacgcctccctactatccccaggcaacaggacccacaaccagcaaatctgagcacgattcgagtgatcccttcatgatcactttcctaaacaaaccccaccaccgaccaccgacctacaatgacgaccccgactccattccaacagaattggaCACATCCTTTTGTCACCGGGATAATTCACTCAGACTCggccggaatgacgagatggatcccaaatcacaccatgcagccctatcagccctgatacattcgagagtatggcatccgggagaagatgacgaattTGAGTCtgcctcccaaaacgagaacccctttgttgtaaaaaggaaccgcttgggagaaaacggtgtcctgtctgatggaacctgcagcatgtttaatgttgtttgtcgtGGTATTGTTAGATGTTGTTTTTAAGATCGGAAAAAAAAATTTCACAGCCTCACGCCACCACCCTTCCGACgctcactggcagtcagagaaactagtttgtcccggacgctagttcagaggaactagtttgtccacagagggcaattatgatgccattagacgtgacttgggggggaaaggttggagaagtagactgcaagtgttgggcacactggataagtggagcttgttcaaggatcagctactgcgtgttctttataagtgcgtaccggtcaggcagggaggaaggcttagagcgagggaaccgtggtttaccaaagaagtggaatctcttgttaagaggaagaaggaggcctatgtgaagatgaggtgtgaagtttcagttggggcgatggatagttacaagttagcgaggaaggatctaaagagagagctaagacgagcaaggaggggacatgagaagtatttggcaggtaggatcaaggaaaacccaaaagctttctataggtatgtcaggaataagcgaatgactagggtaagagtaggaccagtcaaggacagggatgggaagttgtgtgtggagtctgaagagataggcgagatactaaatgaatatttttcgtcagtattcactcaggaaaaagataatgttgtggaggaaaatgctgagacccaggctattagaatagatggcatcgaggtacgtagggaagaggtgttggcaattctggacaggctgaaaatagataagtccccgggacctgatgggatttatcctaggattctctgggaggccagggaagagattgctggacctttggctttgatttttatgtcatcattggctacaggaatagtgccagaggactggaggatagcaaatgtggtccctttgttcaaaaaggggagcagagacaaccccggcaactatagaccggtgagcctcatgtctgtagtgggtaaagtcttggaggggattataagagacaagatttataatcatcgagataggaataatatgatcagggatagtcagcatggctttgtaaagggtaggtcatgcctcacaaaccttatcgagctctttgagaaggtgactgaacaggtagacgagggtagagcagttgatgtggtgtatatggatttcagtaaagcgtttgataaggttccccacggtaggctattgcagaaaatacggaggctggggattgagggtgatttagagatgtggatcagaaattggctagctgaaagaagacagagggtggtggttgatgggaaatgttcagaatggagttcagttacaagtggcgtaccacaaggatctgttctggggccgttgctgtttgtcatttttatcaatgacctagaggaaggcgcagaagggtgggtgagtaaatttgcagacg
It contains:
- the LOC140411360 gene encoding probable G-protein coupled receptor 139 — protein: MGQPVIVLIKEIYFPVIATIGVPANMLTIVVLCRGKCGLSKCISFYMLAMATADLLVMIINVMVNHIFSYNFPLSFLSHTPVCKSILYLATVALELSIWFTVSFTIDRFAVICCQKFKAKYCTERTVVVVITIFSVLVVLKNVPFFFAYEPQQIIDNMQWGCRSGVAFFSSPIGATFFWFHITCKVCLPFTLIVLFNSLTSRRIIMASRTRKKLRSDKAEEKSDAEIENRRKSIILLFTVSGTFLLVWLTAVVSFVTTGLITPRSYRGDRTNPGYIASESRNMLKFLSSCLNPWIYAATQRKFREDLKKVLKSPCTLILRCIKKISQST